Proteins found in one Legionella pneumophila subsp. pascullei genomic segment:
- a CDS encoding AMP-binding protein: MQKESNSNSLFDLLLKNERNAADRVYLRQPKNGVWHEYTWSAVMLQARKVAGFLHHLGLKKGDHISIISKNCAEWFITDFGIHIAGMVNVPLFANQNEESAHYVLEHGDVKLVFVGKLDDHQRVRQFIPKSYRTIGFDYHKDLQVDYEWSDVLKSEPMINLVEPEPDALYTIIYSSGTSGAPKGAMYTNQSIANYLTVFPKDLLRIRELEHYKLISYLPLAHVYERSAIQLGSVTINATVSFVESLEKFAENLREVSPTFFTAVPRIWGVFKQKIEQKLPPAKLNLLLKIPLISSLIKRKIIHSLGLSECTNCFSGASHLPISIIDFFEKLGIYIQEGYGQSENLAYATLSMLNERKRGYVGTPRLEVEIKVGEENELLMKCPCLMTGYYKNEQATKNAFTEEGWLRTGDVVDVDHEDRVKILGRLSENFKNQTGEFIAPSPIEKLFSVNPMLEQLCLVGRELPSNVLLVTLNEGVRLAMPKEEITHSLQETLKQVNSRLVKYEKVSHILVLKDAWTTENDKLTPTLKVKRRVVEKDYADLIQKALQQSQSIVWE, encoded by the coding sequence ATGCAAAAAGAATCCAATTCCAATTCATTATTTGACTTACTGTTGAAAAATGAAAGAAATGCGGCAGATCGAGTGTATTTAAGACAACCAAAAAATGGAGTTTGGCATGAATACACCTGGTCGGCAGTCATGCTGCAGGCCAGAAAAGTAGCTGGTTTTTTACACCATCTGGGGTTAAAAAAAGGCGACCACATTTCCATCATTTCCAAGAATTGCGCAGAATGGTTTATCACAGATTTTGGAATTCATATTGCTGGCATGGTCAACGTTCCACTATTTGCCAATCAAAATGAGGAAAGTGCGCATTATGTTTTAGAGCACGGGGATGTGAAACTGGTTTTTGTGGGCAAACTGGATGATCATCAGCGAGTCAGACAGTTTATCCCTAAGAGTTATCGCACAATTGGTTTTGATTACCATAAAGATTTGCAGGTCGATTACGAATGGTCTGATGTTCTGAAAAGTGAACCTATGATTAACCTGGTGGAACCAGAGCCAGATGCATTATACACCATTATTTATTCATCCGGGACTTCAGGGGCGCCTAAAGGGGCTATGTATACTAATCAATCCATAGCCAATTATTTGACAGTTTTCCCCAAAGACTTACTTAGAATAAGAGAATTGGAACATTATAAATTAATATCCTATCTTCCCTTGGCTCATGTCTATGAACGCTCTGCAATCCAATTAGGCAGTGTTACCATTAATGCAACGGTATCTTTTGTTGAAAGTCTGGAGAAATTTGCAGAGAACTTAAGAGAAGTCAGTCCCACCTTTTTTACTGCAGTTCCACGCATTTGGGGGGTATTTAAGCAAAAAATCGAACAAAAATTGCCACCAGCCAAATTGAATTTGTTATTAAAAATTCCTCTTATATCCAGTTTGATAAAAAGAAAAATCATTCATAGTTTAGGATTAAGTGAGTGTACTAATTGTTTTAGCGGAGCATCTCATCTGCCAATATCCATCATTGATTTTTTTGAAAAACTGGGAATTTATATTCAGGAAGGATATGGTCAATCTGAGAACTTGGCTTATGCTACCTTATCGATGTTAAATGAGAGAAAACGTGGTTACGTAGGTACTCCAAGGTTGGAAGTTGAGATAAAAGTAGGCGAAGAGAATGAGTTGCTTATGAAATGCCCTTGCCTAATGACAGGTTATTATAAAAATGAACAAGCGACTAAAAATGCTTTTACAGAAGAGGGTTGGTTGCGAACTGGTGATGTCGTTGATGTTGATCATGAAGACAGAGTTAAAATATTAGGCAGACTTTCTGAGAACTTTAAAAATCAGACAGGGGAATTCATTGCCCCTTCACCAATAGAAAAACTGTTTTCAGTGAATCCTATGTTAGAACAACTGTGCCTGGTGGGTAGAGAGTTACCTAGTAACGTTTTGTTGGTCACCTTGAATGAAGGAGTGCGTTTGGCTATGCCAAAAGAGGAAATTACTCACTCATTGCAGGAAACATTAAAGCAAGTCAATTCCAGGCTGGTTAAATACGAAAAAGTCAGTCACATCCTTGTGCTAAAAGATGCCTGGACTACTGAAAACGATAAATTAACTCCTACATTGAAAGTAAAGAGAAGGGTAGTTGAAAAGGATTATGCTGATTTAATCCAAAAGGCACTACAGCAATCTCAGTCAATCGTTTGGGAGTGA
- the mfd gene encoding transcription-repair coupling factor codes for MNTKTLLYQPTKNKQIWGQLYGSSLALALAEYCQHTPGIKLLITQDNLCASQLQDELQFFLNPNQSAQELLFFPDWETLPYDQFSPHQDIISERLYTLSRVQQITNGVIISSASTLMHRLSPPEFLNQYALMLKEGQKLDLISFRNQLQQAGYHCVNKVLEHGEYALRGSIIDVYPMGSGLPFRIELFDDEIESLREFDPETQRTIEKINQIHLLPAREFPLNEQSQLHFRRAFRESFPGNPSNCPIYEAISNSQFPSGIEYYLPLFFDKTVTFFDYLPTNAKICLIEEIQENAEKFWRELNERYEQRRYDVSRPILPPDHCFINPTELLTKANHYEQVRLCHKPSEKKGALNFNISKAPQLPIDRKNTEPLHQLSEYCSDPTRRYLIVVESAGRREVLLDLLKSSHIIPKVQNSWLDFIQDESSINITTGPLIYGCELTDRQIVIIVESQLFGEQSTPQRRSTQKSVDPDLIIRDMAELRLGAPVVHLQFGVGRYQGLQYIDSNGTPSEFLVLAYAGDDKIYVPVTSLHMISRYTGVDSEHAPLHKLGSDQWQKEKKKAAEKIHDVAIELLDLYAKREAQPGHQYDFNQSEYIKFASGFPFTETPDQLQAIEQIIKDMQSPRPMDRLICGDVGFGKTEVAMRAAFVAVQNGKQVCILAPTTLLAGQHFESFRDRFAEFPVNIELLSRFRSNKESEAVLAALQSGKVDIVIGTHKLFQNNISFKNLGLLIIDEEHRFGVKQKEHIKSLRTHVDILSMTATPIPRTLNMAMAGIRDISLIATPPAKRLAIKTFWQEKNDLTIREAILREILRGGQVFYLHNNVQTIERVCQDLEALVPEAKIQSAHGQMRERQLERIMSDFYHHRFNVLVCTTIIETGIDIPTANTIIIDRADKFGLAQLHQLRGRVGRSHHQAYAYLLTPNEKLLTPDAVKRLEAIVSLEDLGAGFTLATHDLEIRGAGELLGEEQSGNMHAIGFNLFMEMLDRAVNDLKAGKTPELSAPMHQGPEIDLRISAIIPEDYIGDIHNRLIMYKRIANAKTPQQLRELQIELIDRFGLLPQPVKHLFLITELKLKAEQLGIQKISASAQQGKLDFSEKPSIDPGTLISLIQVHAKRYQMEGPQRLRFTLDSTSSEERIFEISSLLNKLSPHSQTID; via the coding sequence ATGAACACAAAAACGCTACTTTACCAACCCACAAAAAACAAACAAATTTGGGGACAACTCTATGGTAGCAGTCTGGCACTGGCTTTAGCCGAATATTGCCAACATACACCCGGGATCAAATTACTTATTACGCAAGACAATCTATGTGCCAGTCAGTTGCAGGATGAGTTACAATTTTTTCTGAATCCAAACCAAAGTGCCCAGGAATTATTATTTTTCCCCGACTGGGAAACCTTGCCTTACGATCAGTTCTCTCCTCATCAGGATATTATTTCAGAAAGACTCTATACATTAAGCAGAGTTCAACAAATTACCAATGGCGTCATCATTTCTTCAGCCAGCACTTTAATGCATAGGCTTTCTCCACCAGAATTTTTAAATCAATACGCTTTAATGCTTAAAGAAGGACAAAAGCTCGATCTGATTTCTTTCAGGAATCAATTGCAACAAGCTGGATACCATTGTGTTAATAAAGTACTTGAACATGGTGAATACGCTCTCCGCGGCTCCATTATTGACGTGTATCCTATGGGTAGTGGCTTGCCCTTTCGTATTGAGCTATTTGATGATGAAATTGAAAGCCTCAGAGAATTTGATCCGGAAACACAACGCACGATAGAAAAAATCAATCAAATCCATTTGTTACCCGCTCGTGAATTCCCATTAAATGAACAAAGTCAATTACACTTCCGACGAGCTTTCAGAGAGTCTTTTCCTGGAAATCCGAGTAATTGCCCAATATACGAAGCAATTAGTAACAGTCAATTTCCATCTGGCATAGAATATTACCTGCCCTTATTTTTTGATAAAACGGTTACCTTTTTTGATTATCTACCAACCAATGCCAAAATTTGTTTAATTGAAGAAATCCAGGAGAATGCTGAGAAATTCTGGCGAGAATTAAATGAGCGCTATGAACAACGGCGTTATGATGTCAGCCGTCCTATATTACCTCCAGATCATTGCTTTATTAATCCGACCGAGTTATTAACCAAAGCAAACCATTATGAACAAGTACGCCTGTGTCATAAACCTTCAGAAAAAAAAGGCGCCTTAAATTTCAATATCTCCAAAGCTCCGCAACTACCCATTGACAGAAAAAATACTGAACCATTGCATCAATTAAGTGAATACTGTTCTGATCCAACCCGCCGCTATCTTATTGTCGTTGAAAGCGCCGGGCGTCGCGAAGTATTACTGGATCTCCTTAAATCAAGTCATATTATTCCAAAAGTACAAAACTCCTGGTTAGACTTCATTCAGGATGAGTCCTCTATCAACATAACTACTGGCCCATTGATTTATGGCTGTGAATTAACGGACAGACAAATTGTCATCATTGTCGAATCGCAATTATTTGGTGAACAAAGCACCCCCCAACGCCGAAGTACTCAAAAATCAGTTGACCCAGATTTAATCATACGAGATATGGCCGAACTCCGATTAGGCGCTCCGGTGGTACATCTTCAATTTGGCGTGGGACGCTATCAAGGGTTGCAATACATTGACTCCAATGGTACCCCCAGTGAATTCCTGGTCCTTGCTTATGCAGGTGATGACAAAATCTACGTGCCGGTCACTTCTCTGCATATGATAAGCCGCTACACTGGTGTTGATAGTGAGCATGCCCCTTTGCATAAACTGGGTTCTGATCAATGGCAAAAGGAAAAAAAGAAAGCAGCCGAGAAAATTCATGATGTTGCTATTGAATTATTGGATCTCTATGCTAAAAGGGAAGCTCAACCAGGACACCAATATGATTTCAATCAATCCGAATATATAAAATTCGCCAGTGGCTTCCCCTTCACAGAAACCCCAGATCAACTTCAGGCAATTGAACAAATTATTAAGGACATGCAATCGCCAAGACCGATGGATCGCCTAATCTGTGGTGATGTAGGATTTGGTAAAACAGAAGTCGCCATGCGTGCTGCCTTCGTAGCGGTACAAAATGGAAAACAAGTCTGTATCCTTGCTCCAACCACACTGCTTGCAGGACAACATTTTGAGTCATTTCGTGATAGATTTGCAGAGTTTCCGGTTAACATTGAATTATTATCACGCTTTCGCAGTAATAAAGAGTCCGAAGCAGTCCTTGCCGCATTACAATCAGGTAAAGTAGATATTGTGATTGGAACCCATAAATTATTCCAAAACAACATTTCTTTCAAAAATCTGGGATTATTGATTATTGATGAAGAGCATCGATTTGGAGTGAAACAGAAGGAACATATTAAATCGCTACGCACTCATGTTGATATTTTATCCATGACTGCTACCCCAATTCCCAGAACCTTGAACATGGCCATGGCAGGAATCAGAGATATTTCACTTATTGCAACACCACCAGCCAAGCGTTTGGCGATTAAAACATTTTGGCAAGAAAAAAATGATCTCACCATACGAGAAGCCATACTGCGTGAAATATTAAGGGGAGGACAAGTATTTTACCTGCACAATAATGTCCAAACGATAGAGAGAGTTTGCCAGGATCTGGAAGCTTTAGTGCCCGAAGCAAAAATTCAAAGCGCACATGGGCAAATGCGGGAAAGGCAATTAGAGCGCATCATGTCTGATTTTTATCATCACCGATTTAATGTCCTGGTTTGCACAACGATCATTGAAACAGGGATCGATATTCCTACAGCCAATACTATTATTATTGATCGCGCGGATAAATTTGGATTAGCCCAGCTCCATCAATTACGTGGCCGCGTTGGACGCTCTCATCACCAAGCCTACGCTTACTTGTTAACTCCAAATGAAAAACTATTAACGCCAGACGCAGTGAAACGCCTTGAAGCCATTGTGTCTCTAGAAGATTTGGGAGCAGGATTCACCTTGGCAACTCACGACCTGGAAATTCGTGGAGCAGGAGAACTCCTTGGTGAAGAGCAAAGTGGTAATATGCATGCCATAGGATTTAATTTATTTATGGAAATGCTTGACCGCGCCGTTAATGATTTAAAGGCGGGCAAAACTCCGGAATTATCAGCACCCATGCATCAAGGGCCAGAAATTGACTTGAGAATTAGTGCGATCATTCCTGAAGATTACATAGGTGATATACACAATAGACTCATAATGTATAAAAGAATTGCTAATGCAAAAACCCCTCAACAACTTAGAGAACTACAAATAGAACTGATAGACCGGTTTGGTTTACTCCCCCAACCAGTTAAACATCTGTTTTTGATTACTGAATTAAAATTAAAAGCAGAACAGCTCGGCATTCAAAAAATAAGTGCCAGTGCTCAACAAGGTAAATTGGATTTTAGTGAAAAACCATCGATTGACCCAGGAACACTAATCAGCCTCATACAAGTACACGCCAAACGCTATCAAATGGAAGGACCGCAACGTCTGCGTTTTACTTTAGACAGTACGTCATCAGAGGAACGAATATTTGAAATCAGTTCTTTATTAAATAAACTGTCTCCTCACTCCCAAACGATTGACTGA